The following proteins come from a genomic window of Legionella cherrii:
- the pyrF gene encoding orotidine-5'-phosphate decarboxylase, which yields MTPKLIVALDFDNEHAALSLIEKLDPKSCALKVGSELFTLFGTDFVKQLVKRQFKVFLDLKFHDIPNTVANACKAGAELGVWMMNVHASGGVSMMQAARRAVDAYGANRPLLIAVTVLTSFNQTELTSIGINTPIMEHVKKLAILTKESGLDGVVSSAQEVNLIKRACGDQFITVTPGIRLTDDANDDQSRVMTPEQAIKEGSDYLVVGRPITQSLNPELVVAEILKSIQKS from the coding sequence ATGACACCTAAATTAATTGTTGCGCTCGATTTTGATAATGAGCATGCTGCTTTAAGCCTAATTGAAAAGCTCGACCCTAAAAGTTGTGCTTTAAAGGTAGGTAGCGAGCTTTTTACTCTATTTGGCACCGATTTTGTGAAACAATTAGTGAAGCGACAATTTAAGGTATTCTTGGATTTAAAATTTCATGATATTCCCAATACTGTTGCAAATGCGTGTAAGGCAGGGGCTGAATTAGGGGTGTGGATGATGAATGTTCATGCTTCCGGCGGAGTAAGCATGATGCAGGCGGCACGTAGAGCAGTCGATGCTTATGGCGCTAATCGACCTCTATTAATCGCAGTAACTGTTTTAACCAGTTTTAATCAAACCGAATTAACTTCTATTGGCATAAATACACCGATCATGGAGCATGTAAAGAAACTGGCAATCTTAACCAAAGAGTCCGGTTTAGATGGAGTGGTTAGCTCCGCTCAAGAAGTTAACCTAATTAAAAGGGCGTGTGGCGATCAATTTATTACAGTTACTCCAGGAATAAGACTTACAGATGATGCAAATGATGATCAATCAAGAGTGATGACACCGGAACAAGCTATTAAGGAAGGTAGTGATTATTTAGTAGTAGGCCGTCCCATCACCCAATCATTAAATCCAGAACTTGTTGTCGCAGAAATTCTAAAAAGTATTCAAAAATCTTAA
- a CDS encoding DegT/DnrJ/EryC1/StrS family aminotransferase, translating into MQFIDLKKQYSIIETEILASIKNVLNHGQYIMGPEITELEKQLADFIGVKHVIVNSSGTDALLMALMALEIQPGDEVITTPFSFFATTEVISLCQAKPVFVDIDPLTYNMDPKHLEAAITSKTKAIMPVGLYGQCSDHDEINAIAARYGIPVIEDAAQSFGATYKGKYSCALSTIGCTSFFPSKPLGGYGDSGACFTNDDVLAQKLIEIRIHGQNARYCHNRIGINGRMDTIQAAVLIEKLKLFPDEIIMRQRVAKAYDQMLSPLVKTPYIHSYNTSVYAQYTIEVNNRDAFQKSMSESGIPTAVHYPIPLHQQNALAYLGYKLGDFPHSEHASSRVISLPMHPYLQEAEQIKIVAAVKNALEMHEEEAVA; encoded by the coding sequence AAAATGTTTTGAATCATGGCCAATATATCATGGGGCCTGAAATTACAGAGCTTGAAAAGCAATTGGCTGATTTTATAGGTGTCAAACATGTTATTGTCAATTCAAGTGGAACGGATGCCTTATTAATGGCATTAATGGCTTTGGAAATTCAGCCTGGAGATGAGGTTATTACTACTCCGTTTAGTTTTTTTGCCACCACAGAAGTAATTAGCCTTTGCCAAGCCAAACCAGTTTTTGTGGATATCGACCCGCTTACCTATAATATGGATCCCAAACATTTGGAAGCGGCTATTACCAGTAAAACTAAGGCAATAATGCCCGTTGGATTGTATGGTCAATGTTCTGATCATGATGAAATTAATGCTATTGCTGCTCGTTATGGTATTCCGGTAATTGAAGACGCAGCGCAAAGTTTCGGTGCAACGTATAAAGGTAAGTATTCATGCGCCTTATCAACAATCGGATGTACTAGCTTCTTTCCATCTAAACCTTTAGGTGGATATGGTGATTCTGGTGCTTGTTTTACCAATGATGATGTTTTAGCACAAAAACTCATTGAAATAAGAATTCATGGACAAAATGCGCGTTATTGTCATAATCGAATAGGCATTAATGGACGTATGGATACCATACAAGCTGCTGTTTTAATTGAAAAATTGAAACTTTTCCCAGACGAAATCATTATGCGGCAAAGGGTTGCTAAGGCTTATGATCAGATGCTCTCGCCATTAGTAAAAACACCTTATATTCATAGTTATAACACAAGCGTTTACGCGCAATATACAATTGAAGTAAATAATCGTGATGCTTTTCAAAAATCAATGAGCGAATCAGGAATCCCAACAGCAGTCCATTATCCAATACCGTTGCATCAACAAAATGCCTTAGCTTATTTAGGTTACAAATTGGGAGATTTTCCCCATTCTGAACATGCAAGTAGTCGGGTAATAAGTTTACCTATGCATCCTTATTTGCAAGAAGCCGAACAAATCAAAATTGTTGCTGCGGTTAAAAATGCCCTGGAAATGCACGAAGAAGAGGCTGTAGCATAA